The DNA region CTCAGTGTGCCAATGATGTCATCGGTGCCCATGTGTTCCCATTCTTTGAACAATATGGCAGAGCAGGAGAGCACCGAGGTGGTGAAGAAGACGTAATAGATGGGCGTCACCAGGGACGTGTTAAAGATGTCCAGTGCTTTGTTCAGGTAGTTGATCTGTGTGCTAACACAAGCTATCAGGCTCAGCAGCAGCAGCCAGGCCAAAGGTTTTGTCAACACTGGCTTCCCAGCGATGGCCTCCTTAATGGTGATGCCCAATCCCTTCACGCAGGAGACGGACAGAGCACCAATCACAGAGCAGATAGTGATGTAGACCAGGATGTTGGTTTGACCGTGGCGAGGGCCCAATACGAAGATGAAGATGAGTGCTATGATGATGACAGCGGTGGCGAAGACCACGAAGCCTGGAGACAGATGGAAGAAAAGATGAGTTATTAGTTATATAAAGCAGTCAAAAGACAATCAGACTAATCCCATTTAGCATCAATATAAATATGTAGACAAAAGTTTAGAAAAAGACAATTATATTCTGctaggacgcattaaattgatcagaggTGATAGACTTTTacactgtcaatttttttttttttttttaaattctttaatttttcCAAATCCTGTCAAAATTGATGACCATTCCCACCGAAATATGCAACAGCTTttcaacattaacaaaaaaattcaaatgccttgaacaccaaatcagtatattagaatgatttctgaaggatcatgtgacactgaaatctggctcctgaaaattcagttttgccatcacagggataGATTACATttctattatattaaaatagaaaaaaaaatacatttgaaattgtaatcatattttaaaaatattactgtttttttatgtatttttgttcaaataaatacagctctgGCAAGCGTGGgagcctttttttttaataacagtgtccttgttacacattacatgcactaactataaaaaaaaaaaaaaaaaaaaaggctgatccCAAACTAAAGCcactattttatttcaactttctAAGACTAAAGGGTTATGCATCTGGCCCCAGGAGGTCCTTCATTCTCTTTACACATCATTACCTGGATCAACCAGTTTTTTGGCCATGTCTTCCAGGCTGTCGATCTCCTCCTCTTGCGGTGCATGTATCACCATGGTGGTGGAGCCCAGGATACTGAGCAGACAGCCAAGCTTCCCGTGCAGGTTCAGCCTCTCTGTCAGGAAGTACGAGGACAGAACGGCACTGCAAAAACACCCACGCATTAAACCCTTAAAGATactgtttacccaaaaataaatattccctCTTTATTTCCTCACCCTTAAATAAAAGTACTGTAGTTTTTTGTAAACTAAAAAATGGATTCATACTTTAGAGATTGCATATTTATCATCTAGATCACTTTTTTGATTCCATGACCCTCCACATTATTCACAGAAAATTGTCCAGGTGTTGATGGTTTACGGAATAGTTTTTCTTTGGCTactattttacacaaaaataaataatacaatctaCCCAATAAAATATTTGAGTTTGGCATGCctggaaaaaattattttcataaaacatataaaaataccaTTGGAAATTATTAATCTCATGACTTTTCaagttttagaatttttaaataaaattccaACCCTGGTTCCCAGTTGCTGAGCgggtttattttttagatttctattttagatattttaatgtttgcttGGTCTTAAATCATCTTAAGGTCCTAGAAGTTTGTACTAAATATAAAGTAACTAAGATGAGACTGTGACCCATGTTGAAGCTTATTTTTGTCCTTTTGAGAAGTTAATACCTTTAACACCTTGGCATTGAGCACTTTGTGAAGTTGATGCATGCAACCACTAAAATGAAGGACgtacttgttttaaaaacaacaaaaaaggaaaCCACAAGAATTACTGCTAAACCACCCACACGAACCTCTAGAGTTCTGAGTGCAAGATTTCTGAGTGTAACATTTTCTCAAGCAAAGCTGCATTTCATACTTTCCACCTGCTGTCTGTCCCATTAAAAGAAGCAACGGTCTTTTATAATTCAGAGAAATCCACGGAAGGTTTACAGACCTGACTAGCACGCTGAGAGCCCCGAGAGGAGTGACGAGGGTGGCGGGAGCGAAGGCGTATGCAGCAAAATTGGCAGCTTCGCCGGCCCCCACTGGCAAAGCAGACAGAAGTCAAATTGTTACTTCCCAAAAGCCGAGCCataaacatgataaatatacatTGTACGTGAACAGCTGCTCTGAGCAGATGAAAATGAGTTGTTTCATCTGTGTCACTCACTTGATAACAAGCCAGCCCACCAAAGGCATTCTTTTAAGTATGCGTGACCTCCTTGGCCTGGAAAGAGAGATCAATTTTTCCACATTGTTCAACAATATGTCAGCAAATATTGTGTATGACACATTTTCTATAATTAAATTgcactgtatataatatatcgaccctagatgtaaaaaaaaaacactcattggTGACTACTTGGTAGAAACATACGAATCCCTCAGAAATGATTGAAAATGTCAACagttaaccctttcgagtcgattaacgcatacaTCTGAATAGCTACAGCAAGGTTAAAGGTAAATGACATCACAGTTAGTGCCAACACTGAACTTAGTATCGACGCTAAACAGAGGATCAGTATTTCCTCAAGCTCTGCAGGAAATACACTACGATTCAAACGTTCGCATTTCCTGAATCGGTCCCCTAAATCAAACTGAACGTTTAAAATGTCACAAATGCTTCAAAAGTCTTGTACTGCTTATGTTCGTTGTCTGACAACCAAATAATGCCAACACAAAACCAGAATGTATAAAACAGTGACACTTTATAAAAAGCAATTAGTTATAGCTTTTGTCTTTTTACAGTAAGactcatttttgttgtttttaataaatggcaCGAGTCCATACAGGGTTAAATATCTCCGTACGGTGAAGTCAATGACATGGTCACGGAGTTAATCATTTCTAAAAAGTGTGCAGCAAGTGATCTGTACAGTGctgcacctttatttttaaacaatgaagGCTGCAGAACAGGTGTGTGGCAATCATTTTCCCACCCATACCAGTTAAACCTCTCTGACGGAGCTAGCGGTGTATGTTTCCTTGATACCACTCGATCAAAAGCTTACAAAAAGAAACATACCTGCCCGCATAGAGCCCTTCCTGGCCAGTCGAAGGAGTCCTTTCTTCTTTAAGATGAAACTACCGCCAATAAATATACTGGAACTTACAGCCAAAGCGAGGCCTATATAGAAATCGTACTTTCCTCTGTCTTGACCCATAGTGTCGTTAGTAGAGTTCCCTCGAGTCACATTGACATGCACACACCAAAGATTCAGTCCAGAGGAACAATCCTGGCCTACTGCAAAACCTGgcaagaaaaaactaaaattacaaatcatAATTTTAGGATTAAGTTCctagtttgggggggggggggggggggggggagaaatAATAAGCTTATACCATTTTTATaagaaacaccacacacattgCAGCTCAAAAAATCTGAAGTTACATTCATgacaacccacacacacacacagttcagagGGAGAATGAAGAATGATAGTGTGTGTGATGCACAATAAGTGACATC from Carassius auratus strain Wakin chromosome 6, ASM336829v1, whole genome shotgun sequence includes:
- the LOC113101653 gene encoding magnesium transporter NIPA2-like, whose amino-acid sequence is MGQDRGKYDFYIGLALAVSSSIFIGGSFILKKKGLLRLARKGSMRAGQGGHAYLKECLWWAGLLSMGAGEAANFAAYAFAPATLVTPLGALSVLVSAVLSSYFLTERLNLHGKLGCLLSILGSTTMVIHAPQEEEIDSLEDMAKKLVDPGFVVFATAVIIIALIFIFVLGPRHGQTNILVYITICSVIGALSVSCVKGLGITIKEAIAGKPVLTKPLAWLLLLSLIACVSTQINYLNKALDIFNTSLVTPIYYVFFTTSVLSCSAILFKEWEHMGTDDIIGTLSGFFTIIVGIFLLHAFKDVSISLATLAVSIRKDEKNGPLLNGMAAHNHSSYELLRNEVTEDFDDIESGLPFDSVSRRNGTMTVS